One window from the genome of Candidatus Paceibacterota bacterium encodes:
- a CDS encoding M48 family metalloprotease, with amino-acid sequence MPTTYNRIDENMKQTMIFVSVFVIFLAIAAYIVDLMLLRNHFYAALALAILLAASFGDYIFSNKLILKENRAVALDRKDHEDLYNTVENLSKVAGIPVPKICKTPDIAINAFTIGKKPENAVLVLTEGALSRLDNLELEGVVAHEIAHIENNDVMLATSLVFLMGFIRRIVDIVVNMIKWFSEFLSSEDAAESLIKAFIMSMFYGIILIGMSLALVLSFIPFIEELVFYGISRKREFLADAEGVLFTRYPMGLALALEKIAADSHPLETRNYSTAHLYISSPFRKGSGPWWESFFHSHPPIERRIEILKQMDEYGNVGSKVAG; translated from the coding sequence ATGCCGACAACATATAACAGGATAGACGAGAACATGAAACAGACGATGATATTTGTTTCGGTTTTTGTCATCTTTCTGGCTATTGCCGCCTATATAGTCGATCTCATGCTTCTGAGAAATCACTTTTATGCCGCATTGGCGCTGGCGATCTTGCTGGCTGCGAGTTTTGGCGATTACATTTTTTCGAATAAGCTGATATTGAAAGAAAACAGGGCGGTTGCGCTTGACCGGAAAGATCATGAGGACCTTTATAATACTGTCGAAAATCTGAGCAAGGTCGCGGGGATCCCTGTTCCGAAGATCTGCAAAACTCCGGATATCGCGATCAATGCTTTTACGATAGGAAAAAAGCCTGAAAATGCCGTCCTGGTTCTGACCGAAGGAGCGCTTTCAAGATTGGATAATCTTGAGCTTGAGGGGGTGGTCGCTCATGAGATCGCGCACATCGAGAATAATGATGTCATGCTCGCAACTTCCCTGGTGTTCCTTATGGGGTTCATAAGGAGGATCGTGGATATCGTGGTAAACATGATCAAATGGTTCTCAGAATTCCTGAGTTCCGAAGATGCTGCGGAGTCTTTGATCAAGGCTTTCATTATGAGCATGTTCTATGGCATAATACTTATAGGAATGTCTCTTGCCCTGGTTCTCTCCTTCATTCCATTCATAGAAGAGCTTGTTTTTTACGGTATATCGAGAAAGAGGGAGTTTCTGGCCGATGCGGAAGGAGTGCTTTTCACAAGATATCCGATGGGGCTTGCGCTGGCGCTGGAAAAGATCGCAGCTGACAGCCATCCTCTTGAGACCCGGAATTATTCGACAGCCCATCTCTATATTTCAAGCCCTTTCAGGAAAGGATCAGGACCTTGGTGGGAATCTTTTTTTCACAGCCATCCGCCGATCGAGAGAAGGATAGAGATCCTGAAGCAGATGGATGAATATGGAAATGTGGGCAGCAAGGTGGCCGGTTAA